From the genome of Methylocystis bryophila, one region includes:
- a CDS encoding class I SAM-dependent methyltransferase: MQESENVVEYATYPSQKTCRLCGAGYGDLRIEFGKLPPCNRFVDSAETLPSHQLTMGACGNCGLIQLLDPMPPDMVRPRVPWIRYNEPSAHLGGVADRILEAIGRRPITALGIGPFEQPLLEELRLRDVVADAPRLNFQPTDGSFPYLETWQAELSRGSFSGSEGECGKADVVSCRFLLEHCHAPLDALHALGKLATSDGLVVIEVPDSSKFLASGDYAFPWEEHVCYFTAETLVGLCRRAGFVVIEMLRYNGDLEDVLVALARPADEPGSSCSKADLSFFLSYRDRYAGRQEQVRRALSRYGGDGGHVALFGAGHQSIMFANALKAAPLLSYVVDDDPKKVGMIAPGFSSEIRRSADLIDDAQIRACLLGVSPRAEPKVRSQLQKLTDRGVRLHSIFAGAVGSIFSGEPQ; encoded by the coding sequence ATGCAAGAGAGTGAGAACGTGGTCGAATACGCCACTTACCCTTCCCAAAAGACCTGCCGCCTCTGCGGCGCCGGATATGGCGATCTGCGAATCGAATTCGGAAAATTGCCGCCCTGCAACAGGTTTGTGGATAGCGCCGAAACGCTCCCGAGCCATCAGCTTACGATGGGAGCGTGCGGAAATTGCGGCCTGATACAGCTCCTCGACCCCATGCCTCCCGACATGGTCAGGCCTCGCGTCCCCTGGATTCGCTATAACGAACCCTCGGCGCATCTGGGCGGAGTGGCGGATCGTATCTTAGAGGCTATTGGGCGTCGGCCAATAACGGCGCTGGGAATAGGTCCCTTTGAACAGCCGTTGTTGGAAGAGTTGAGGCTAAGGGACGTCGTCGCCGATGCGCCCCGACTCAATTTCCAGCCGACGGATGGAAGCTTCCCCTATCTCGAAACGTGGCAGGCCGAACTCTCTCGCGGCTCTTTCTCTGGTTCCGAAGGCGAATGTGGTAAGGCGGACGTTGTTAGTTGCCGCTTTCTCTTGGAGCATTGCCACGCGCCGCTCGACGCCTTGCACGCCTTGGGTAAGCTCGCGACGAGCGATGGCTTGGTTGTCATAGAAGTCCCCGATAGCAGCAAGTTTCTCGCCTCAGGCGATTACGCCTTTCCCTGGGAAGAGCACGTTTGCTACTTTACGGCGGAAACGTTAGTTGGCCTGTGCCGCCGGGCGGGATTCGTCGTCATCGAAATGCTGCGCTATAACGGCGATCTCGAAGACGTGCTCGTGGCGTTGGCGAGACCGGCCGACGAGCCCGGGTCGTCTTGCTCAAAAGCCGACCTCTCGTTCTTCCTGTCTTACCGAGACCGTTACGCGGGTCGCCAGGAACAAGTCCGACGAGCGCTTTCCAGATATGGCGGCGACGGAGGTCACGTCGCCCTTTTTGGCGCCGGCCACCAGTCAATCATGTTCGCCAATGCGCTCAAAGCGGCGCCGCTGCTCAGCTATGTTGTCGATGACGACCCTAAGAAGGTGGGAATGATCGCCCCGGGCTTCTCGTCAGAAATTCGCAGATCTGCCGACCTCATCGACGACGCGCAGATTCGCGCATGTTTGCTCGGAGTCTCCCCAAGGGCTGAGCCAAAGGTGCGCAGCCAACTGCAAAAGCTTACGGACCGAGGAGTACGCCTCCATTCGATATTCGCGGGAGCCGTGGGTTCGATTTTCTCGGGAGAACCGCAATGA
- a CDS encoding class I SAM-dependent methyltransferase, translating into MAYELAYTTSFPRCVICNGRISELNTGELFGSTSRGDTLYPFYICSCERCGHIQKKIGRQYHEIMDKIYKENYELPGRKVTIVDGEVINRETMVAKNLIKLLDLEQFGRFLDVGAGAGYLLTAFASELPEWEIAGYDVSDNQKGIICKSGSAQFYSGVLSDVPGYFDLITFNHVVEHLTEPVTTIRIAAGLLKPGGSIVVIVPNFQTVYSDFFFLEHCSHFTARTLNIVASLAGLSIINTLEGLISPTEIGFVGRQAEQKPSQSAALEAIRWAQALPNFIRAFAKDKAFGVFGVNGAGMWLGAALKGKLSFFVDDDPSKQGSRFAGCPILSVDEIADGALVFVPYNNPEASLEMCTKLKKRRPEVAFVAPPWESGC; encoded by the coding sequence ATGGCATATGAACTGGCTTATACTACGTCATTCCCCCGTTGTGTCATCTGTAATGGAAGAATAAGCGAGCTTAATACGGGTGAGTTATTCGGTAGCACTTCACGTGGCGACACTTTATACCCGTTCTATATTTGCAGCTGCGAGAGGTGTGGACACATTCAGAAGAAAATTGGTCGTCAGTATCATGAAATCATGGACAAAATATACAAAGAAAACTATGAACTGCCTGGGCGTAAGGTTACTATAGTCGATGGTGAGGTTATTAATAGGGAGACTATGGTCGCTAAGAATTTGATTAAGTTGCTTGACTTAGAGCAATTTGGACGTTTTCTGGACGTTGGCGCAGGCGCGGGCTACCTTCTGACAGCCTTTGCCAGCGAGCTTCCAGAATGGGAGATTGCAGGGTACGACGTGAGCGACAATCAGAAAGGCATCATTTGTAAAAGCGGCTCCGCACAATTTTATTCTGGAGTCCTGAGCGACGTTCCAGGATATTTTGATTTGATCACGTTCAATCATGTTGTAGAACATTTGACGGAGCCAGTAACAACTATTCGAATTGCGGCTGGGTTGCTTAAGCCTGGCGGTAGCATTGTTGTAATTGTTCCAAATTTTCAAACAGTATACAGCGATTTTTTCTTCCTAGAGCACTGTTCACACTTCACCGCCCGCACCTTGAATATTGTTGCATCTCTTGCCGGACTTAGCATCATCAACACGTTGGAGGGACTGATCTCGCCCACAGAGATCGGGTTCGTCGGGAGACAGGCCGAACAAAAACCTAGCCAGTCGGCCGCCCTTGAAGCTATTCGTTGGGCTCAAGCCCTTCCGAATTTCATACGCGCATTCGCAAAGGACAAGGCCTTCGGCGTTTTTGGCGTGAACGGCGCTGGGATGTGGCTTGGGGCCGCCCTGAAGGGGAAGTTGTCCTTCTTCGTCGATGATGATCCTTCCAAACAGGGCTCGAGGTTTGCAGGCTGCCCGATCCTTAGCGTGGATGAGATTGCTGATGGCGCCCTAGTCTTTGTGCCGTACAATAATCCCGAAGCGTCGCTAGAAATGTGCACGAAATTGAAAAAGCGTCGGCCGGAGGTCGCGTTTGTCGCGCCGCCGTGGGAATCAGGATGTTAG
- a CDS encoding glycosyltransferase family 2 protein, with amino-acid sequence MDRIRRAADQLVEEHGMKISVILPNFNHGAFIAQAFEGILAQTYQNWELCVVDDGSTDDSWAIIERYRDRDPRIFADRFTSNRGAHAAFRRCLELCSGELLYSTGADDYLSNSRFFELGVRALQRFPQAALTYARAVLIDGNDGRQLGETGSYIPRRQAHGVARYTDTGTSMQFIPPQEALAGFVSRHMIITFCALIARRGVMAKLGYYDEALGPQSDGFLNNAMAALYGAVFIDATVAAGRISDKTYSGSAGDDDYFRCHALLEKKFRALQLPYKADERVFAQFRAATIADRLSEPFQRHLFDTVRRFCDSVPPDAFVTKTRRECERLEAALNERIEKARAIFDELAGPVVPLTPDPDSRPRPWLKPVAEFFLTLGRVLGRSLSGFGKRLWEF; translated from the coding sequence ATGGACCGGATCCGCCGCGCGGCCGATCAGCTTGTTGAGGAGCACGGCATGAAAATCTCGGTAATCCTCCCGAATTTTAATCATGGAGCCTTTATTGCGCAGGCATTTGAGGGCATCCTCGCCCAAACCTATCAAAATTGGGAGTTATGCGTCGTCGACGACGGTTCGACGGATGATAGCTGGGCGATCATCGAGCGTTATCGTGACCGCGATCCGCGCATTTTTGCTGATCGATTTACCAGCAATCGCGGCGCTCACGCCGCCTTTCGGCGATGCCTCGAGCTTTGTAGCGGAGAATTGCTCTACTCCACTGGGGCCGACGACTATCTTTCAAATTCTCGCTTCTTCGAGCTTGGTGTGAGGGCCTTGCAACGTTTCCCGCAGGCGGCTCTAACCTATGCTCGCGCCGTGCTCATCGACGGCAACGACGGCCGACAGTTGGGGGAGACGGGTTCATACATCCCGAGGCGGCAAGCACATGGCGTGGCCAGATATACCGACACGGGAACCTCTATGCAGTTCATTCCGCCGCAGGAGGCTCTGGCGGGATTCGTCTCTCGTCATATGATTATCACATTCTGCGCCCTCATTGCGCGACGCGGTGTTATGGCCAAACTTGGATATTACGATGAGGCGCTCGGCCCTCAAAGCGACGGTTTCTTGAACAATGCGATGGCCGCTTTATACGGGGCTGTTTTTATCGATGCAACGGTCGCCGCCGGGCGCATATCGGATAAAACCTATAGTGGTTCCGCCGGTGATGACGACTATTTTCGATGTCATGCCCTGCTCGAAAAGAAATTCCGTGCGCTCCAACTGCCTTACAAGGCGGACGAACGAGTGTTCGCACAATTCCGTGCGGCGACGATCGCCGACCGTCTCTCCGAACCATTTCAGCGCCATCTGTTCGATACGGTGCGACGCTTCTGCGACTCTGTTCCCCCCGACGCTTTTGTCACAAAGACTCGAAGGGAATGCGAGCGACTGGAAGCTGCGCTCAACGAGCGAATTGAAAAAGCTCGAGCCATTTTCGACGAGCTGGCGGGGCCAGTGGTGCCTCTGACGCCGGATCCGGATTCCAGACCTCGTCCTTGGCTGAAGCCGGTCGCGGAATTTTTCCTAACGCTCGGTAGGGTCTTGGGGAGAAGCCTGTCTGGCTTTGGCAAAAGGCTCTGGGAGTTCTGA
- a CDS encoding acyltransferase family protein — protein sequence MRSSSGEHFLALDHVRALAAFMVFSWHFCHQSEGLPVSFASAPAIFPLALLDEGHTGVALFMTLSGYLFAKLLHRNDFTFSLFLWNRFVRLAPLMILILIIVGVKEIYRGAATIELIRRYIISIFSIGSPSGPLPNGLWSIMVEWHFYLILPLLLAAFQRFGLATAVVIIVVSTSMRSIFYIEFGEVQSLAYWTLIGRIDQFVLGIAAFRYSGMIKDKHMIAAATTIGFTAYYWLFDRSGGFYMMPRYPSSSLVWIIMPAVEGLAYGLLISYYDRTFVPRNTGISWVVGLIGAYSYSIYVLHFFFISPAAEFIYYHIMDITNIYVAEAWSLLCFLLMLPVGHLSFRFIESPFLRFRKRYMQTSAEITVCSPQKIV from the coding sequence ATGAGATCAAGCAGCGGAGAACATTTTCTTGCGCTGGATCACGTCCGAGCGCTTGCCGCATTTATGGTATTCTCCTGGCATTTCTGTCACCAGAGCGAAGGACTTCCTGTCTCGTTCGCGAGCGCTCCAGCGATCTTTCCACTAGCACTTCTAGATGAGGGTCATACGGGCGTCGCCTTATTCATGACTCTCAGCGGTTATCTCTTTGCTAAATTACTGCACAGAAACGATTTTACTTTTTCGCTATTCTTATGGAATAGATTCGTTCGGCTCGCCCCACTCATGATTCTGATCCTCATAATCGTAGGGGTTAAAGAGATATACCGTGGGGCAGCGACAATAGAATTAATAAGACGATATATAATTTCTATTTTTTCTATAGGATCACCTAGCGGCCCACTGCCTAATGGACTCTGGTCGATAATGGTTGAGTGGCACTTCTATTTGATTTTGCCGCTATTGCTAGCCGCATTTCAAAGATTTGGCCTTGCTACCGCTGTAGTAATAATTGTTGTATCGACTTCCATGCGCAGTATATTTTATATAGAATTTGGCGAAGTCCAAAGCTTGGCTTACTGGACGCTTATTGGACGAATTGATCAGTTCGTGTTAGGGATTGCAGCTTTCCGATACTCAGGCATGATTAAAGATAAACACATGATTGCGGCCGCAACAACGATTGGATTTACGGCATATTATTGGCTATTTGACCGCTCAGGAGGGTTTTATATGATGCCCCGCTATCCTTCATCTAGCTTGGTATGGATTATCATGCCAGCGGTAGAAGGTCTCGCTTATGGCCTGCTCATATCCTATTATGATCGCACTTTTGTACCCAGGAACACTGGCATATCATGGGTTGTCGGACTCATCGGGGCTTACAGTTACTCAATATATGTATTACACTTCTTTTTTATTTCGCCAGCAGCCGAGTTTATATACTATCATATTATGGATATCACGAATATTTACGTAGCAGAGGCCTGGTCTTTGCTCTGCTTTCTGCTTATGCTTCCGGTCGGCCACCTGAGCTTCCGGTTTATTGAATCGCCTTTTCTAAGGTTCAGAAAAAGATACATGCAGACATCAGCGGAAATTACCGTTTGTTCACCTCAAAAAATCGTATAG
- a CDS encoding glycosyltransferase: protein MKISIYLPNFNHAAFLPQALEGILSQTYQNWELFIIDDGSTDDSWSIIERYRDRDPRISAEKAPRNRGVIATLRRGLELSTGELLYPAAADDYLTNPRFFELGVAALQRFPQAAIVYGLATIIDASESRPIGPMGSYISSPGGRGAAKYDDAGTSVQFIPPQEALETFVSHHMFIPGCSVILRRALMAELGDYDETLGPQSDYFLNHGLAALHGAVFVDAPVAVARVSATTYSGSASDDDCFRRHALVEKRLRALPLPYEKNERLFAQFRTSTIASRLAEAYQRRLFEALRGSCEAIPPDALQMFPPEPAAFVTSLKKDCGRLEAALNDQIERARSIFDEVAGPLQPLPPVPPSGPRPWLKPAAEFFLTLGKTSGKTFTRFGNWLWQV from the coding sequence ATGAAAATCTCGATCTACCTCCCGAATTTCAATCACGCAGCTTTTCTTCCTCAGGCCCTCGAAGGCATCCTCTCACAAACTTACCAGAACTGGGAGCTATTCATCATCGACGATGGCTCGACGGATGACAGCTGGTCGATCATCGAGCGCTATCGCGACCGAGACCCGCGTATCAGCGCCGAGAAGGCTCCCCGCAATCGGGGGGTCATCGCTACCCTTCGGCGCGGCTTGGAACTTTCTACTGGCGAATTGCTGTACCCCGCCGCTGCCGACGACTATCTGACCAATCCCCGCTTCTTCGAACTCGGCGTGGCCGCGCTGCAGCGTTTCCCGCAGGCGGCCATTGTTTATGGTCTCGCCACTATCATTGACGCCAGCGAAAGTCGGCCAATCGGTCCGATGGGTTCATACATTTCGAGCCCTGGCGGCCGTGGCGCGGCAAAATACGACGACGCGGGGACCTCTGTGCAATTCATTCCGCCACAAGAGGCGCTGGAGACGTTTGTATCCCATCACATGTTCATTCCGGGATGCTCGGTGATTTTGCGGCGCGCCTTGATGGCGGAACTGGGCGATTACGACGAGACGCTCGGCCCCCAAAGCGACTATTTTCTAAATCACGGATTGGCCGCTCTGCACGGAGCCGTGTTCGTCGACGCGCCAGTCGCTGTCGCACGCGTATCCGCAACGACCTACAGCGGTTCCGCCAGCGACGACGACTGTTTTCGCCGGCACGCATTGGTCGAAAAAAGGCTCCGCGCGCTCCCCCTGCCCTATGAAAAGAACGAGCGGCTTTTCGCGCAATTTCGAACATCCACGATCGCCAGCCGTCTCGCCGAAGCCTACCAAAGGCGACTTTTTGAGGCCCTGCGGGGATCTTGTGAGGCTATCCCCCCCGACGCTTTGCAAATGTTCCCGCCAGAACCTGCCGCTTTTGTCACGAGCTTGAAAAAAGACTGCGGGCGCCTCGAGGCTGCGCTCAACGACCAAATCGAGCGCGCGCGAAGCATCTTCGACGAGGTAGCCGGCCCGCTCCAGCCCCTTCCGCCCGTCCCGCCGTCCGGTCCACGTCCCTGGCTGAAACCGGCGGCGGAATTCTTTTTAACGCTCGGCAAGACCTCGGGCAAGACCTTCACGCGTTTCGGCAACTGGCTTTGGCAGGTTTGA
- a CDS encoding acyltransferase family protein, protein MRGSHTSTDRTSAGEGQAFWLPGLDGIRALAALAVVIHHEEQAREFMGLPSTWSTNIPLERLGGLGVSLFFVLSGFLITLLLLRESNLFGSISVKHFYIRRILRIWPLYYFVVLLGFFVLPQFGAYAIGEFPQLTSEHFWQKLFLYVIFAPQVAGAIIGHSGYAGVLWSVGVEEWFYLIWPWVVVMMRRWLIPILLVTIYIFGYYRWHVPAVWLHKLLLQLRFDCLAVGALGGILCSSVRWRPIVLRSFLFSRPAQLIVLATLSYCLWFGVDFFDKDEWIYSMKIGKYFFNPDELIYSMMFLWLIINVSHNKASILNLDIQPLKFIGKVSYGVYCYNWIAIVTGLAFLRSLGVNLDHGPARYFSYVFGLALSVAFAALSYRLIEKPFLALKDRSFTPHFPLTRPERRGEDVDANPENCAIQRSE, encoded by the coding sequence ATGCGTGGATCACATACCTCGACCGACCGTACTTCGGCAGGAGAGGGTCAAGCTTTCTGGCTACCGGGACTGGACGGCATACGTGCGCTGGCAGCGCTTGCGGTTGTTATCCACCATGAAGAGCAAGCGCGTGAGTTCATGGGGCTCCCGAGCACGTGGAGCACGAACATCCCCCTGGAGCGCTTAGGAGGTCTCGGCGTCTCTCTTTTTTTCGTGCTGAGTGGTTTTTTGATAACCCTCCTCCTTTTACGCGAGTCCAATCTCTTCGGAAGCATTTCTGTAAAACACTTTTATATACGCCGTATTTTGCGTATATGGCCGCTATACTATTTTGTCGTGCTACTTGGATTTTTCGTCCTCCCCCAATTCGGAGCCTACGCCATCGGTGAGTTCCCTCAACTAACTTCCGAGCATTTTTGGCAGAAACTATTTCTTTACGTGATTTTCGCGCCACAGGTAGCGGGAGCGATTATTGGTCACTCTGGCTATGCCGGCGTATTATGGTCCGTTGGCGTGGAGGAATGGTTTTATTTGATCTGGCCCTGGGTAGTCGTGATGATGCGGCGGTGGCTGATTCCGATTTTGCTGGTGACGATCTATATATTTGGCTATTATCGTTGGCATGTGCCGGCTGTCTGGCTACACAAGCTCCTCCTGCAATTGCGTTTCGATTGTCTGGCTGTAGGCGCTTTGGGCGGAATTCTCTGCTCGTCCGTACGCTGGCGCCCGATAGTCCTGAGGTCTTTCCTGTTCTCACGGCCAGCGCAGCTCATCGTTTTGGCAACGCTGTCCTACTGCTTGTGGTTTGGAGTGGATTTCTTCGATAAAGATGAATGGATTTATAGCATGAAGATAGGAAAATATTTCTTTAATCCTGATGAACTCATTTATAGTATGATGTTTCTTTGGCTGATTATCAACGTCTCTCATAATAAGGCCTCGATCCTGAACCTAGATATCCAGCCCTTGAAGTTCATTGGCAAGGTTTCATACGGGGTATATTGCTATAACTGGATCGCGATCGTAACAGGCCTTGCGTTCCTGCGATCCCTGGGAGTTAACCTGGATCATGGGCCCGCGCGCTATTTCTCATATGTATTTGGGCTTGCGCTCTCGGTGGCTTTCGCCGCGCTTTCCTATCGGCTCATCGAGAAGCCGTTCCTCGCGCTGAAGGATCGTTCCTTCACGCCACATTTTCCTCTCACTAGACCAGAACGGCGCGGCGAAGACGTTGACGCGAATCCCGAGAATTGCGCTATTCAACGAAGCGAGTGA
- a CDS encoding NAD(P)/FAD-dependent oxidoreductase: MIIAGAGVVGLAAARALGGAGLSVLAIESAAGIGTGISSRNSEVIHAGLYYPPASLKAELCRQGAEMLYRYCEARGVECKRLGKLVVAADPSQEAKLDAIARNARGSGVRDLVALDGAEARQLEPDLRCHCAILSPSTGIIDSHGLMLALQGDAEAQGVSFAFNARIEGGALEKGRVVLHIRDRASGESLSLRAKTFVNAAGLGATAIARAIEGFPSDAVPPFHLARGCYFALPGRAPFRRLIYPIPVAGGLGVHLTLDLAGQARFGPDVEWIEQESYEVDPRRADAFYAEIRRYWPDLAEGALLPAYAGIRPKISGPGEPAADFRIDGPQEHGAASVINLFGIESPGLTASLAIGELVRDRVRGML, from the coding sequence GTGATCATCGCCGGTGCCGGCGTCGTCGGCCTCGCCGCCGCGCGCGCGCTTGGCGGCGCGGGCTTGTCGGTCTTGGCGATCGAATCCGCTGCGGGGATCGGCACAGGGATCAGCTCGCGGAACTCCGAGGTCATCCACGCCGGCCTCTACTACCCGCCCGCGTCACTCAAGGCGGAATTATGCCGGCAGGGCGCGGAAATGCTCTATCGCTATTGCGAAGCGCGTGGGGTCGAGTGCAAGCGTCTCGGCAAGCTCGTCGTCGCTGCCGATCCCTCCCAGGAGGCAAAACTCGACGCCATCGCGCGCAATGCGCGAGGCAGCGGCGTTCGGGATCTCGTCGCTCTCGATGGGGCCGAGGCGCGCCAGCTGGAGCCGGATCTGCGGTGTCATTGCGCGATCCTTTCGCCCTCCACCGGCATCATCGATAGCCATGGGCTGATGCTGGCGCTGCAAGGCGACGCCGAGGCGCAGGGCGTCAGCTTCGCGTTCAACGCCAGGATCGAGGGCGGCGCGCTGGAAAAGGGGAGGGTCGTCCTTCACATTCGCGATCGCGCGAGCGGGGAAAGTCTTTCGCTGCGAGCGAAGACCTTCGTCAACGCAGCCGGGCTCGGCGCGACCGCGATCGCGCGGGCGATCGAGGGTTTTCCGAGCGACGCGGTTCCGCCGTTTCATCTCGCGCGCGGATGCTATTTCGCATTGCCGGGGAGAGCGCCTTTCCGCAGGCTGATTTACCCGATTCCGGTCGCCGGAGGCCTCGGCGTTCATCTCACGCTCGACCTTGCGGGGCAGGCCCGATTCGGGCCGGACGTGGAGTGGATCGAGCAAGAAAGCTACGAAGTCGATCCGCGGCGCGCCGACGCCTTTTATGCGGAGATCCGCCGTTACTGGCCGGATCTCGCTGAGGGCGCGCTCCTGCCCGCCTATGCTGGAATTCGCCCGAAGATTAGCGGCCCGGGCGAGCCGGCGGCGGATTTCCGCATCGACGGCCCGCAAGAGCATGGCGCCGCCAGCGTCATCAATCTCTTCGGGATCGAGAGCCCAGGATTGACGGCGTCGCTCGCGATTGGCGAGCTGGTTCGGGATCGGGTGCGCGGGATGCTGTGA
- a CDS encoding cytochrome C oxidase subunit IV family protein — translation MSTRPVSKRGMTGVFLGYAGVWLLLMLLLGANLGIAYLRLGRFAPALQLGIAAFQALLIWLLFMNLRGSSPPVRLCASTGLLWLIFMFSLTFSDYLTRDWNGALTPFSEGAANVGMR, via the coding sequence ATGAGCACACGCCCTGTCTCCAAACGCGGCATGACAGGGGTTTTCCTCGGCTATGCCGGCGTGTGGCTGTTGCTGATGCTGTTGCTCGGCGCGAATCTGGGGATCGCCTATCTGCGCCTCGGCCGTTTCGCGCCGGCTTTGCAACTGGGGATCGCAGCCTTTCAGGCGCTCCTGATCTGGCTGCTGTTCATGAATCTGCGTGGGTCCAGCCCGCCGGTTCGGCTCTGTGCCTCCACCGGTTTGTTATGGCTGATCTTTATGTTTTCGCTGACCTTTTCAGATTACCTCACGCGGGACTGGAATGGCGCGCTCACGCCCTTTTCCGAAGGAGCCGCAAATGTCGGGATGAGGTAA
- a CDS encoding cytochrome c oxidase subunit 3 — translation MSGAPKPLHEPWPSAAREREGVAFGVWTFLASEILFFSALFLGYAVYRNMYPQAFHVASGETNIFYGSVNTALLLTSSFVMTLALHASERGKRHILILCLLLTAAFGLAFLAVKGLEYKDDLDKHLMPGPSFSLEPPATRLFFAFYWVMTGVHAIHLAVGVAIVIYVGVLVARDVVPPESPGVEATSLYWHLVDSIWVVLFALIYLPGRS, via the coding sequence ATGAGCGGCGCGCCGAAGCCCTTGCATGAACCATGGCCGAGCGCGGCCCGCGAAAGAGAGGGCGTTGCTTTCGGCGTGTGGACCTTCCTGGCCAGCGAGATCCTGTTTTTCTCCGCTCTCTTCCTCGGCTACGCCGTTTATCGAAACATGTATCCGCAGGCGTTCCATGTCGCCTCAGGCGAGACCAATATCTTCTATGGAAGCGTCAACACGGCGCTCTTGCTCACGAGCAGCTTTGTGATGACGCTCGCGCTTCACGCCTCTGAGAGAGGGAAAAGGCATATCTTGATCCTATGCCTGTTGCTGACGGCCGCATTTGGTTTGGCGTTCCTGGCCGTAAAAGGCCTTGAATATAAGGATGATCTCGACAAGCATTTGATGCCGGGTCCAAGTTTTAGCTTGGAGCCGCCTGCGACGAGGCTCTTTTTCGCATTTTATTGGGTTATGACAGGGGTCCACGCCATTCATTTGGCTGTTGGCGTGGCGATCGTCATCTATGTTGGGGTTCTCGTCGCCAGAGATGTCGTTCCGCCCGAAAGCCCGGGCGTCGAGGCGACGTCCTTGTACTGGCATTTGGTCGACAGCATCTGGGTCGTGCTGTTCGCCCTGATCTATCTGCCGGGGCGATCATGA